One window of Papaver somniferum cultivar HN1 chromosome 9, ASM357369v1, whole genome shotgun sequence genomic DNA carries:
- the LOC113312126 gene encoding uncharacterized protein LOC113312126: protein MENLRAEMMAEIKELKARQGGGRLEEVMREANTTPLTPHLARALIPQKCPIPAFECYDGSSDPAAHLRYFPSSLKGSALSWFDNLPPNSIDSYSQLTEKFLRTYMYKKVVNAGMDKLFLLPVAYKKTIREYTDRWHKICQAIGNVDPVVSINCYKWGLDWMSPLFVEIHGSVPTTEGDLRVIIGKHARLEGIQRENPRAQTQRSHQTNSVDQASGSKRGNLAERPDEDRRGRRDDRRRDDRKFEDQVYTKLNTNYTRILREIKGRENLQWPWYKGKQPPRSVKSRDYCEYHSFNGHQTEKCKNLKIMIQKLIDAGDLKQYI, encoded by the exons ATGGAGAATCTTCGTGCTgaaatgatggctgagatcaaagAACTAAAAGCCCGACAAGGAGGAGGAAGACTAGAGGAAGTGATGAGAGAAGCCAATACCACACCTTTAACTCCACACTTAGCCAGAGCACTCATTCCCCAGAAGTGTCCCATCCCAGCGTTCGAGTGTtacgatggatccagcgaccccgcGGCCCATCTTCG GTACTTCCCTTCGAGTTTGAAAGGATCGGCCCTATCTTGGTTCGATAACCTACCTCCAAATTCTATCGACTCCTATAGCCAGCTCACTGAGaagttcttgagaacctacatgtacaaaaAGGTTGTCAATGCAGGAATGGACAAGCTCTTCTTATTACCGGTCGCATACAAGAAAACTATCAGGGAATATACCGATAGGTGGCACAAGATTTGTCAAGCAATAGGAAATGTGGATCCGGTAGTCAGTATCAATTGCTACAAGTGGGGGTTGGATTGGATGAGCCCGTTGTTTGTTGAGATTCACGGAAGTGTCCCCACGACCGAAGGAGACCTTCGAGTAATCATCGGAAAGCACGCAAGATTGGAGGGGATCCAGCGGGAAAATCCCAGGGCCCAAACGCAAAGATCTCATCAGACCAACTcagtggatcaagccagcggatCCAAGAGAGGCAACTTAGCTGAACGTCCCGACGAAGATAGGAGGGGACGAAGGGATGATCGACGGCGAGATGATcgtaaattcgaagatcaggtatATACGAAGTTGAACACCAACTACACTCGCATCCTAAGAGAGATTAAGGGTCGTGAAAACCTACAATGGCCTTGGTACAAAGGAAAGCAGCCCCCAAGGTCCGTGAAGTCAAgagattactgtgaataccacaGCTTCAACGGCcatcagaccgaaaaatgcaagaacctcaaGATAATGATCCAGAAGCTGATCGATGCTGGCGACCTCAAACAGTACATATAG
- the LOC113312125 gene encoding uncharacterized protein LOC113312125, which yields MNAPITFEAEDIEEDMEDHNDTLVLTLPVAGCNINKVLIDGGSSVNVLFYDTFKRMELNDEQLMSSYYTIYGFNGAPMKPLGDIVLEVMVGPMKVDTRFSVVDSPSPYNAVIGRRWVHKLKGVVATYHQYLRFPTPKGVMEIKGDPVTARECQAIQNNSIMSKMNNESPEEAETKQPPRTRRSTSTLRKPLEKF from the coding sequence ATGAATGCACCAATAACATTCGAAGCTGAGGATATTGAGGAAGATATGGAGGACCACAATGATACTTTAGTTCTTACATTACCAGTTGCAGGATGCAACATCAATAAGGTTCTAATTGACGGAGGGAGCTCAGTCAACGTCTTATTTTATGATACGTTCAAACGGATGGAACTGAATGATGAGCAACTGATGTCTTCCTACtataccatctacggattcaacggcgcacCAATGAAGCCCCTAGGAGACATCGTGTTGGAAGTTATGGTAGGCCCAATGAAAGTCGATACCCGATTCAGCGTGGTAGATTCTCCTTCTCCCTACAATGCCGTCATTGGCCGACGATGGGTGCACAAACTCAAAGGGGTGGTAGCGACATATCACCAGTACCTTAGATTCCCAACACCCAAAGGTGTAATGGAAATTAAGGGAGATCCGGTCACTGCCCGCGAGTGCCAGGCCATACAGAATAACTCAATAATGAGCAAGATGAACAACGAAAGTCCCGAAGAAGCAGAAACAAAGCAGCCGCCAAGGACAAGGCGATCGACCAGTACCTTGAGGAAACCTCTGGAAAAATTCTAA
- the LOC113314185 gene encoding ras-related protein RABF1-like: protein MGCAASLPDRSSKAFPGINSANDGTDSKNLKVKLVLLGDSGVGKSCIVLRFVRGQFDPTSKVTVGASFLSQTIALQDSTTVKFEIWDTAGQERYAALAPLYYRGAAVAVVVYDITSPESFNKAQYWVKELQKHGSPDIVMALVGNKADLQEKRQVPIQNALEYAEKNGMFFIETSAKTADNINQLFQEIAKRLPREQPATS, encoded by the exons ATGGGTTGTGCAGCATCTCTTCCAG ATAGAAGTTCTAAGGCGTTTCCAGGGATTAATTCGGCGAACGATGGAACGGACTCGAAAAACCTAAAAGTGAAG TTGGTGTTGTTAGGGGATTCAGGTGTCGGCAAAAGTTGTATCGTTCTTCGCTTTGTTCGTGGTCAGTTTGACCCCACATCAAAA GTAACTGTCGGAGCTTCATTTCTTTCACAGACGATTGCGTTGCAAGATTCTACTACTGTCAAGTTTGAAATATGGGACACTGCAGGCCAGGAGAG GTATGCTGCATTAGCTCCACTTTACTACCGCGGAGCAGCAGTTGCAGTTGTTGTGTATGACATAACAAGCCCAGAATCCTTCAACAAGGCGCAGTATTGGGTCAAG GAGCTACAGAAACATGGTAGTCCCGACATTGTTATGGCCTTGGTAGGCAACAAAGCGGATCTTCAGGAGAAACGTCAAGTACCTATTCAA AACGCCCTCGAGTATGCTGAGAAGAATGGAATGTTCTTCATTGAGACATCTGCCAAGACAGCTGATAACATCAATCAACTGTTTCAG GAAATCGCTAAAAGACTACCAAGGGAGCAGCCTGCCACTTCATGA